The genomic interval GAGATGATCGTCGAATCCATCGAGTACGCCCTCGCGCAAGAAGGCTATGAGGTGGTTAAGGCGTTTGACGGCCAGGAAGCGCTCCAGCAGGTGCAACTGGCCAAGCCCAACCTCATCGTGCTGGATCTGATGCTGCCAAAGCTGTCGGGCCTCGAGGTCTGCCGCCTGCTGCGCCGCGAGCAGAACGACGTGCCGATCATCATGCTCACGGCCAAGGGCGAGGAGATCGATCGCGTCATCGGCCTGGAGGTCGGGGCGGACGACTACCTGATCAAACCGTTGGGTGTAACTCTCAAAATGACGGTCACGCCGCATGAACCTCGCTGAGCGGCTCTCCGCCAGTCGATGCCGCCGCGTTGATGGTGTTCACGTAGCTC from Candidatus Tanganyikabacteria bacterium carries:
- a CDS encoding response regulator, producing MAEKILLVDDEEMIVESIEYALAQEGYEVVKAFDGQEALQQVQLAKPNLIVLDLMLPKLSGLEVCRLLRREQNDVPIIMLTAKGEEIDRVIGLEVGADDYLIKPLGVTLKMTVTPHEPR